The following DNA comes from Photobacterium sp. DA100.
ATAATCTCTAGCACCTCGCACTGCCCACGGTGCTGATCAATAATCGCCAACAGATCATCAAGCTTCGGGGCATCGCTATAGAAGTCCTTATTGAAGGCATAACTACGTCCGCTAAACGAACTCGAAGCCCGGAGCGGTACCTGATAGCAGCCAACAACATCCTCGATAACAGGCAATAGCTTGGGGTGCATATGCGTATGGTGGTGACTGTCGACATGGCTAAGCGGTAACCCCGTAGCCAAAAAACACTCAATCTGTGCTGTTACCTCATCGGCCACCTGTTGCTCATTAAAATCCCGCCTTAACCAGAACTCATCTTTATTCAAAAAGTAGCCATCATTTCCCACGAGGCAGGAGGGAACGGTTAAAGGAGCTCCGGCAGTTAACCGTAGGTGTAGCCCGACAGCCAACGAAGGATTCTCGGCAGCTAGTTGAACTGCATGATTCTCCGCCAGCTCCCCAACCATCATGGTTGTCGAGCGCACTACCCCGTTATAGCACGCATCAGCGATCCCAAGATTGACGCCTCGCGTCAAACCAAAATCATCGGCGTTAAATATGACATGCATAATTTACCTCCTCATGCGAAACAGCGCGGCATGCCACCGCACTGGTCGCAGGTAAGTTAGCGTGCAGAAAAATTCGGCAAATAGTCGTGATTTACCCGCAGCGTATCATCAAGTATCCCTTTGGCCCGAGTGATATCCGGAACCAGAGGGTTGCTTGCCAATGCCATCAACGCTTTGTCATAGTCACCACTGACCGCGGCCTCGATCGTCAATTGCTCATAAGCTTTGACCTGATGGATCAAGCCACTCATTGCCGGACTCAGCGTCCCGATCGCCAGCGGACGAGCTCCCCAGCTCCCTACCACCGCACTGCATTCGATCACCGCATCATCCGGTAGGGTTGTGATGGCCCCGTTATTGCGAACATTAATGACATGGATCGTGTTGAGGTTGTTGTAAATGGCATCGACCAAGTTCAATGACGCATCGGAGTAGTAAGCGCCGCCGCGCTTCTCAAGCAGCTCGGGTTTATGATCCAGCGTGGTATCTTTATATAGCTCGAACAGCTCGGCCTCGGTTTCCCTGACCTGCTCGGCCCGAGTCCCGCCGTTGAGCGCGGCCTCTTTTTCTTCGGCCAGCATGGCATCAGTCTGATAAAAATAACGATGGTACGGACAAGGGATCGCCCCCAGCGCTTTTAAAAAGTCAGGATCCCACGGCTCTTCGAAGATATTGTTCATGCTGAAGTTC
Coding sequences within:
- the chbG gene encoding chitin disaccharide deacetylase; the encoded protein is MHVIFNADDFGLTRGVNLGIADACYNGVVRSTTMMVGELAENHAVQLAAENPSLAVGLHLRLTAGAPLTVPSCLVGNDGYFLNKDEFWLRRDFNEQQVADEVTAQIECFLATGLPLSHVDSHHHTHMHPKLLPVIEDVVGCYQVPLRASSSFSGRSYAFNKDFYSDAPKLDDLLAIIDQHRGQCEVLEIMCHPAYVDQPLLESSSYVLPRAKELEILTDDRLGEALERWEVTVSNFNVLK